A region from the Aegilops tauschii subsp. strangulata cultivar AL8/78 chromosome 5, Aet v6.0, whole genome shotgun sequence genome encodes:
- the LOC141022106 gene encoding uncharacterized protein isoform X1, which translates to MLATSFPVIKSSSCELMKHLEKALYMSPHGCRRRRVGALEEMLKRRQMERLPALHLAVVSLLGFCCLIHASRAAISFPPGNRPMPSVAPREQLQETEAIPDSSGADGQVVVAGEVDRGAVSKRMEMEMQLEDYPGSGPNDHHSLWWRQERRN; encoded by the exons ATGCTAGCCACCTCCTTTCCAGTCATAAAAAGCTCATCATGTGAGCTAATGAAGCACTTGGAAAAG GCCCTCTACATGAGCCCTCATGGTtgcagaagaagaagagtagGAGCACTTGAAGAAATGCTTAAGAGGAGACAGATGGAGAGATTGCCTGCGCTGCACCTGGCAGTGGTGTCCCTGCTCGGCTTCTGCTGCCTCATCCATGCTTCGAGGGCTGCTATTTCATTCCCACCTGGTAATCGTCCCATGCCATCAGTGGCCCCGAGGGAGCAGCTGCAGGAGACCGAGGCAATCCCAGATTCCAGTGGAGCAGATGGTCAG GTCGTCGTAGCGGGAGAGGTCGACCGCGGTGCTGTCAGCAAGAGGATGGAGATGGAGATGCAACTGGAGGACTACCCGGGGTCCGGCCCCAACGACCACCACTCGCTGTGGTGGCGGCAGGAGAGGAGGAATTGA
- the LOC141022106 gene encoding uncharacterized protein isoform X2: MSPHGCRRRRVGALEEMLKRRQMERLPALHLAVVSLLGFCCLIHASRAAISFPPGNRPMPSVAPREQLQETEAIPDSSGADGQVVVAGEVDRGAVSKRMEMEMQLEDYPGSGPNDHHSLWWRQERRN, translated from the exons ATGAGCCCTCATGGTtgcagaagaagaagagtagGAGCACTTGAAGAAATGCTTAAGAGGAGACAGATGGAGAGATTGCCTGCGCTGCACCTGGCAGTGGTGTCCCTGCTCGGCTTCTGCTGCCTCATCCATGCTTCGAGGGCTGCTATTTCATTCCCACCTGGTAATCGTCCCATGCCATCAGTGGCCCCGAGGGAGCAGCTGCAGGAGACCGAGGCAATCCCAGATTCCAGTGGAGCAGATGGTCAG GTCGTCGTAGCGGGAGAGGTCGACCGCGGTGCTGTCAGCAAGAGGATGGAGATGGAGATGCAACTGGAGGACTACCCGGGGTCCGGCCCCAACGACCACCACTCGCTGTGGTGGCGGCAGGAGAGGAGGAATTGA